One Globicephala melas chromosome 6, mGloMel1.2, whole genome shotgun sequence genomic window carries:
- the STMN4 gene encoding stathmin-4 isoform X3 — MTLAAYKEKMKELPLVSLFCSCFLADPLNNSSYKYEGWCGRECRRKDESQRRDSTDWRERREQADTVDLNWCVISDMEVIELNKCTSGQSFEVILKPPSFDGVPEFNASLPRRRDPSLEEIQKKLEAAEERRKYQEAELLKHLAEKREHEREVIQKAIEENNNFIKMAKEKLAQKMESNKENREAHLAAMLERLQEKAPPAAR, encoded by the exons ATGACCCTCGCGG CCTACAAAGAGAAGATGAAGGAACTCCCGCTGGTGTCCTTGTTCTGCTCCTGTTTCCTGGCAGACCCCCTGAATAATTCATCCTATAAATATGAAG gCTGGTGTGGGAGAGAGTGTAGGAGAAAAGATGAAAGCCAGCGGAGAGACAGTACTgactggagagaaagaagagagcagg CAGACACGGTGGACCTGAACTGGTGTGTAATTTCCGACATGGAAGTCATCGAGCTGAACAAATGCACCTCTGGCCAGTCCTTTGAAGTCATCCTGAAGCCACCCTCCTTTGATGGGGTGCCCGAGTTCAATGCCTCCCTCCCCCGGAGGCGAGACCCATCGCTGGAAGAAATCCAGAAGAAACTGGAAGCAGCTGAGGAGCGAAGGAAG TACCAGGAAGCTGAGCTTCTGAAGCACCTGGCAGAGAAGCGAGAACATGAGCGGGAGGTGATCCAAAAAGCCATTGAGGAAAACAACAACTTCATCAAGATGGCAAAGGAAAAACTGGCTCAGAAGATGGAGTCCAACAAGGAGAACCGGGAGGCCCACCTTGCCGCCATGTTGGAACGGCTGCAAGAGAAG GCGCCGCCTGCTGCGCGGTGA
- the STMN4 gene encoding stathmin-4 isoform X2, with translation MKELPLVSLFCSCFLADPLNNSSYKYEGWCGRECRRKDESQRRDSTDWRERREQADTVDLNWCVISDMEVIELNKCTSGQSFEVILKPPSFDGVPEFNASLPRRRDPSLEEIQKKLEAAEERRKYQEAELLKHLAEKREHEREVIQKAIEENNNFIKMAKEKLAQKMESNKENREAHLAAMLERLQEKDKHAEEVRKNKELKEEASR, from the exons ATGAAGGAACTCCCGCTGGTGTCCTTGTTCTGCTCCTGTTTCCTGGCAGACCCCCTGAATAATTCATCCTATAAATATGAAG gCTGGTGTGGGAGAGAGTGTAGGAGAAAAGATGAAAGCCAGCGGAGAGACAGTACTgactggagagaaagaagagagcagg CAGACACGGTGGACCTGAACTGGTGTGTAATTTCCGACATGGAAGTCATCGAGCTGAACAAATGCACCTCTGGCCAGTCCTTTGAAGTCATCCTGAAGCCACCCTCCTTTGATGGGGTGCCCGAGTTCAATGCCTCCCTCCCCCGGAGGCGAGACCCATCGCTGGAAGAAATCCAGAAGAAACTGGAAGCAGCTGAGGAGCGAAGGAAG TACCAGGAAGCTGAGCTTCTGAAGCACCTGGCAGAGAAGCGAGAACATGAGCGGGAGGTGATCCAAAAAGCCATTGAGGAAAACAACAACTTCATCAAGATGGCAAAGGAAAAACTGGCTCAGAAGATGGAGTCCAACAAGGAGAACCGGGAGGCCCACCTTGCCGCCATGTTGGAACGGCTGCAAGAGAAG
- the STMN4 gene encoding stathmin-4 isoform X1, protein MTLAAYKEKMKELPLVSLFCSCFLADPLNNSSYKYEGWCGRECRRKDESQRRDSTDWRERREQADTVDLNWCVISDMEVIELNKCTSGQSFEVILKPPSFDGVPEFNASLPRRRDPSLEEIQKKLEAAEERRKYQEAELLKHLAEKREHEREVIQKAIEENNNFIKMAKEKLAQKMESNKENREAHLAAMLERLQEKDKHAEEVRKNKELKEEASR, encoded by the exons ATGACCCTCGCGG CCTACAAAGAGAAGATGAAGGAACTCCCGCTGGTGTCCTTGTTCTGCTCCTGTTTCCTGGCAGACCCCCTGAATAATTCATCCTATAAATATGAAG gCTGGTGTGGGAGAGAGTGTAGGAGAAAAGATGAAAGCCAGCGGAGAGACAGTACTgactggagagaaagaagagagcagg CAGACACGGTGGACCTGAACTGGTGTGTAATTTCCGACATGGAAGTCATCGAGCTGAACAAATGCACCTCTGGCCAGTCCTTTGAAGTCATCCTGAAGCCACCCTCCTTTGATGGGGTGCCCGAGTTCAATGCCTCCCTCCCCCGGAGGCGAGACCCATCGCTGGAAGAAATCCAGAAGAAACTGGAAGCAGCTGAGGAGCGAAGGAAG TACCAGGAAGCTGAGCTTCTGAAGCACCTGGCAGAGAAGCGAGAACATGAGCGGGAGGTGATCCAAAAAGCCATTGAGGAAAACAACAACTTCATCAAGATGGCAAAGGAAAAACTGGCTCAGAAGATGGAGTCCAACAAGGAGAACCGGGAGGCCCACCTTGCCGCCATGTTGGAACGGCTGCAAGAGAAG